One region of Duncaniella freteri genomic DNA includes:
- a CDS encoding thymidine kinase produces MNRKGKLYFRYGTMGSAKTALLLTTAYNFEERGMRYVCLKPIVDTREKTNVIHSRIGIQRECRWIYHESDLYEMAQQMFEETMAVIDWFLVDEAQFLTASQVDQLARIVDDFGSNVICYGLRTDFRSCLFEGSRRLFEIADTIDEIKSTCTCGRKTIINARMDSNGDFVEEGQQVEIGGDDRYIAVCRKCWRNKRIEQSYRSVLPFRELE; encoded by the coding sequence ATGAATAGAAAAGGTAAACTGTACTTCCGTTACGGCACCATGGGTTCAGCCAAGACAGCGTTGCTGCTCACCACGGCTTACAATTTTGAGGAGAGGGGCATGCGTTACGTGTGCCTCAAACCTATTGTCGACACTCGTGAGAAAACCAATGTGATACATTCGCGCATCGGCATTCAGCGTGAATGCCGATGGATATATCACGAAAGTGATCTCTATGAGATGGCTCAGCAGATGTTTGAGGAGACAATGGCTGTGATAGATTGGTTTCTGGTTGATGAGGCACAGTTCCTGACCGCATCTCAAGTGGACCAGTTGGCGCGCATAGTGGATGATTTCGGCAGCAATGTGATATGCTACGGACTCCGCACCGATTTCCGCAGCTGCCTGTTTGAAGGTTCCCGCCGGCTTTTCGAGATTGCCGACACTATCGATGAGATCAAGTCGACATGCACTTGCGGACGCAAGACCATCATCAATGCCAGGATGGATAGCAATGGAGACTTTGTGGAGGAGGGTCAGCAGGTTGAGATCGGCGGGGATGACCGCTATATAGCGGTGTGCCGCAAGTGCTGGCGCAACAAGCGGATCGAGCAGAGCTATAGGTCGGTGCTTCCGTTCCGTGAGCTTGAATAA
- a CDS encoding bifunctional metallophosphatase/5'-nucleotidase, which translates to MKKVFKIISTGDVHGMLFPYDFTTLSPAPGSLARVSAYVESQRAVMGEDSVLLLDNGDILQGQPAVYLYNFIETGTAHPVARVMKRMRYDAMTIGNHDIETGHPVYDRFRADLAPIPLLGANVTDISTGEPYFKPYTVVERNGVRFAVLGLLTSAIPAWLPEKLWEGLDVEPMVESARRWMRHIRERESPDVVIGLFHSGYHSTHPTWKWMENASDIVAREVDGFDLIIMGHDHSRAVIREENGTLLINPGAYATHVAETVVTVEQDDYGRVVDCNVDGRVVSVADHEPDEGFLEEFAPERKLTQEFVEKVIGEATGDFGVRDAYFGPSAFMELIHTLQLEISGADISLAAPLSFDAVIRKGTLRMSDMFALYKYENQLCTLAMTGEEVKNHLEMSYNLWTAVMGSPCDPLLKFASGNPVKGDYSRLINPSYNFDSAFGVNYTVDVTCPKGQKICISSMADGTPFDLKRTYRVAVNAYRANGGGELITRGAGISHDELKSRVLDATELDLRYYLMKAIERKGMISPVVTRNWRFVPEEIVDAAIPRDRHRLFA; encoded by the coding sequence ATGAAGAAAGTTTTTAAGATAATATCTACAGGGGATGTCCACGGAATGTTGTTCCCCTATGATTTCACCACTCTGTCACCCGCGCCCGGCTCATTGGCGCGGGTGTCGGCTTATGTTGAGTCGCAACGCGCTGTAATGGGGGAGGATAGTGTGCTGCTTCTTGACAATGGCGATATATTGCAGGGGCAGCCTGCCGTGTATCTCTATAATTTTATAGAGACTGGGACAGCTCATCCTGTGGCGAGGGTGATGAAGCGTATGAGATATGATGCGATGACAATAGGGAATCATGATATAGAGACCGGCCATCCGGTCTATGACCGTTTCCGTGCCGACCTTGCGCCCATCCCTCTTCTCGGTGCAAATGTCACTGATATATCCACCGGGGAGCCTTATTTCAAGCCTTATACAGTTGTGGAGCGTAATGGTGTGCGTTTTGCTGTGCTCGGGCTTCTTACATCTGCTATTCCGGCATGGCTGCCTGAAAAGTTGTGGGAAGGGCTTGATGTCGAGCCTATGGTGGAGAGTGCCCGCAGATGGATGAGGCATATACGGGAGAGGGAGAGTCCGGATGTCGTCATAGGGCTGTTCCATTCCGGTTATCATAGCACTCATCCCACCTGGAAATGGATGGAGAACGCATCGGATATTGTGGCCCGCGAGGTGGATGGCTTTGATCTGATAATCATGGGACATGACCATTCCAGAGCTGTAATCAGGGAGGAGAACGGCACTCTGCTCATCAATCCTGGAGCTTATGCGACACATGTAGCAGAGACTGTTGTTACGGTGGAACAGGATGATTATGGCAGGGTGGTGGACTGTAATGTGGACGGCAGGGTGGTCTCTGTCGCCGATCATGAACCCGATGAGGGTTTTCTTGAAGAATTTGCTCCGGAACGGAAGCTGACGCAGGAGTTTGTGGAGAAGGTGATAGGTGAGGCTACAGGTGATTTCGGTGTAAGGGATGCTTATTTCGGTCCGTCGGCATTCATGGAGCTTATCCATACGCTTCAGCTTGAGATATCTGGGGCTGACATATCGCTTGCAGCACCGTTGTCGTTTGATGCTGTGATAAGAAAAGGCACATTGCGCATGAGCGATATGTTTGCCCTCTATAAATATGAGAATCAGCTTTGCACGCTTGCCATGACCGGGGAGGAAGTGAAGAATCATCTTGAGATGAGCTATAATCTATGGACAGCCGTGATGGGGTCGCCTTGTGACCCTTTACTGAAATTCGCTTCGGGCAATCCTGTGAAGGGTGATTATTCACGTCTGATAAACCCTTCATATAATTTTGATTCGGCATTCGGTGTGAATTATACGGTTGACGTCACTTGTCCCAAGGGTCAAAAAATATGTATATCCTCCATGGCAGACGGCACTCCGTTTGACTTGAAGCGCACTTACCGCGTGGCGGTCAATGCATACAGGGCCAATGGCGGAGGGGAGCTGATAACGCGTGGTGCAGGGATCTCGCATGATGAACTTAAGAGCCGCGTGCTTGATGCCACTGAGCTTGATCTGAGATACTATCTCATGAAGGCAATAGAGCGAAAGGGGATGATATCTCCTGTTGTGACACGGAACTGGCGATTTGTTCCGGAAGAGATTGTCGATGCCGCCATTCCCCGGGACCGTCACAGGCTGTTTGCATGA
- a CDS encoding glycoside hydrolase family 10 protein, producing the protein MKSIAPLFSLKNIVLSLLFMSMAASVAASPKREMRGVWIATVWGIDWPSKQGVSENIRHQQQQQLSDILDRCKQMNLTTVCFQVRGMADVMFRSELEPWSSFVSGKRGTDPGWDPLEWVTAECHRRGLECYAWVNPFRWSSGTDYSSPQDKKWKDNGWLLSHGKYTVFNPGLEEARQHIVDICREIVEGYDIDGLIFDDYFYPNRIPETSDAPDYHLYRNESPWMTFGDWRRANIHKAIADVKSMISDTKPYVRFGISPAGVAGKDETSAAKWGAECVNVKASDWQYKEIYSDPLGMMYQGTVDFVSPQIYWPTTHDTAPYIPLAKWWYSTANMYGSHLYTSVTLERINTGSLAEHRRDLERQIDCNRRSNIDGNQGIMIYSAKFLPKVSHTLSGELFAYPSLTPAIKSAEETTEPPRNLKLRHGSLSWHPINGVRRYTVYAVPDEVSILEAMDENGDGIDGAFLIGVTYEPRYEVGTEKGYRYAVCAYSGFSTEGTPAWLD; encoded by the coding sequence ATGAAATCAATCGCACCGCTATTCAGCCTGAAAAATATAGTTCTATCCCTGTTGTTTATGTCAATGGCGGCATCCGTCGCCGCATCCCCGAAGAGAGAGATGCGAGGCGTGTGGATAGCCACAGTATGGGGCATAGACTGGCCATCAAAACAAGGGGTCTCCGAGAATATCCGACACCAGCAACAGCAGCAGCTCAGCGACATTCTCGACCGATGCAAGCAGATGAATCTCACCACAGTCTGTTTCCAGGTAAGAGGGATGGCAGACGTCATGTTCCGCTCCGAATTAGAGCCATGGAGCTCTTTTGTCAGCGGCAAACGCGGCACCGATCCCGGATGGGACCCGCTGGAATGGGTCACTGCCGAATGCCACCGACGAGGACTTGAATGCTACGCCTGGGTCAACCCGTTCAGATGGTCATCCGGTACCGACTACAGTTCCCCGCAGGACAAAAAATGGAAAGACAATGGCTGGCTCCTGAGCCATGGGAAATACACGGTGTTCAATCCTGGCCTTGAGGAAGCCCGACAACACATAGTCGATATATGCCGTGAGATTGTAGAAGGATATGACATCGACGGACTCATTTTCGACGACTATTTCTACCCTAACCGCATACCTGAAACCTCCGATGCCCCTGACTATCACCTATACCGGAACGAATCTCCATGGATGACATTCGGTGACTGGCGCAGAGCAAACATCCACAAGGCAATAGCCGACGTTAAAAGCATGATAAGCGACACCAAGCCTTATGTGCGATTTGGCATATCCCCTGCCGGAGTTGCAGGAAAAGACGAGACATCCGCAGCAAAATGGGGTGCCGAATGTGTAAACGTCAAAGCCTCCGACTGGCAATACAAAGAGATATACTCCGACCCGTTGGGCATGATGTATCAGGGCACAGTCGACTTCGTGTCGCCTCAGATCTACTGGCCAACAACCCACGACACCGCCCCTTACATACCGCTTGCCAAATGGTGGTACTCCACGGCCAACATGTATGGCTCACATCTTTACACAAGCGTGACCCTTGAGCGCATCAACACCGGAAGCCTTGCCGAGCACAGGCGCGACCTCGAACGGCAGATCGACTGCAACCGCCGGTCAAATATCGACGGCAATCAGGGCATAATGATATACAGCGCGAAATTTCTTCCGAAAGTGTCACACACTCTGTCCGGCGAACTGTTCGCATACCCGTCACTCACTCCGGCAATCAAGTCCGCCGAAGAGACAACAGAGCCGCCACGCAATCTGAAACTGAGACATGGCTCCCTCTCATGGCACCCCATAAACGGTGTCAGACGCTACACCGTATACGCAGTGCCCGACGAGGTTTCAATCCTGGAAGCCATGGACGAAAATGGCGACGGCATAGATGGGGCCTTCCTAATAGGAGTGACCTACGAACCTCGATATGAAGTCGGTACCGAAAAGGGATACCGTTATGCCGTATGCGCATACTCCGGATTCTCAACCGAGGGCACACCTGCCTGGCTCGATTGA
- a CDS encoding DUF3108 domain-containing protein: MKHQLIRVILGCLLSLPVLRAGGEPVVSLVDETLTYDVIYKWGFINKVAGYATMSLRNDGDLYRASVYAQNAPWANSIYMLRDTLYTTMTKSGLYPVKYVYIAHEQGKYKKDILNFKRQGNIFTAEAVRYKRATADAPMTSSTISLEAQGMTVDMLSSFFYLRTLDFDNMKIGQNTTVNIFSGSKKELLTITYLGKQKVALNGSNLQTFHINFTFTRRGKQSSDPIDGWITADSRRIPVKVEGQLPVGKVRALYTGPNP, from the coding sequence ATGAAACATCAGTTGATCCGTGTGATATTAGGCTGTCTGCTCTCGCTGCCTGTCCTGAGAGCCGGAGGCGAACCGGTGGTGTCGCTCGTTGACGAGACCCTCACATATGATGTGATATACAAGTGGGGCTTTATTAACAAGGTGGCAGGTTATGCAACGATGAGTCTGCGTAATGACGGTGACCTGTACAGGGCATCGGTGTATGCCCAGAATGCGCCTTGGGCCAACAGTATATACATGCTACGTGACACCCTTTACACGACAATGACCAAGAGCGGTCTTTATCCTGTGAAGTATGTGTATATAGCCCATGAGCAGGGGAAGTACAAGAAAGATATTCTCAACTTCAAGCGTCAGGGCAACATCTTTACAGCCGAGGCTGTGCGTTACAAGCGTGCGACGGCTGACGCGCCCATGACTTCGAGCACAATAAGCCTTGAGGCGCAGGGGATGACCGTGGATATGTTGAGTTCGTTTTTCTATCTCAGGACTCTTGATTTCGATAATATGAAGATCGGTCAGAATACGACAGTAAACATTTTCTCCGGGTCGAAGAAGGAGTTGCTTACCATAACTTATCTCGGCAAGCAGAAGGTGGCACTTAACGGATCGAACCTTCAGACGTTTCACATTAATTTCACTTTCACGCGTCGCGGAAAGCAGTCGTCCGACCCGATAGACGGATGGATCACAGCCGACTCGCGCCGTATACCTGTCAAGGTGGAGGGGCAGTTGCCGGTAGGTAAGGTGAGGGCTCTGTACACCGGACCGAATCCTTAA